tgttcataatttttgcaAAGGTGAAATGAGTCTTTATTTACATCTATTGATCTTACAACcatttatttaaacaatttattgtattttgaattcCAATTATATTTgagagaattataaaataagagaGAAGGGTAGGAAAAGGAAAGGATGATTTAACTTTCACTTTGAATATAAAAGTTGATAATTGCTCTCTATTTGCGGCACTATAGGCTACAAAAGAGAATTGAATTacaagaattataaaaaaattaagacttagtatattcatttattaattaatttacaacAAAAAGATATATTTAGAGCTGAGTCTACATtcttttattagtatttatcaaattatctaTTTCATTTTTGCTTCAAAGGCGCACTAATTCTgttttttcaaatgttttttataaatgatgtacaaataaaataaaatattaaataagaactTTTTTATAGatcatgataaataaaaataaaaataaaaataattgaagaagggcttataagattttttttcccatttttcttcaaaatgatATTGAAATAACTATTTGCTGGTGACCTAAGAAAAaaccaaaatctaatttaataaattattattttattattttcttgatttttttgaagtgtcaatttaaagaaatacaaattcactttaaaaattttacagagCACCATTTTTCGTTGATAACTTTAGAAAtcgaaattataaaaatataaatagaagcagtatcaatattataaaatagtatataaaattttaacacataaacaaattaatatttttaatatttacatcataaaataatacatttaatataaaatacataatatataaaataaacttaaaaaataaatgaatcgatccggttttaaattttaaatatttaaatttgagtttaatctatattttaaaccgttttaattttaatctaagaaAACCTCATAAATTTCTAACAATGGGATAACCCGAGTTTTCAACCGGTCTCATTATTGTATTGTCATTGCGCAAAGTTCAGGCTCCCCTTCTCTGTCGAACCCGTgaataggggtgagcaaaactcgattcgactagaaaaaatcgaaaaaaattcaaatttcgagttaaacgaatcgagttattcgaatcaactcgattttttttcgaatttcgagttcgaatcgagttgagttttcgaattcgaataactcgaataattcgaataattcgaatatcaaactataatattttacatttttaccccaaactctcaaacctttttacttttccctcaaaacttttactccttcccactttccccccaaaacttttactcccctcccctcccctccccaccccccaatctacccaaaatccatttcccaccaaaattttactctgccatttattttttctcaaaattttactcccaaaaaccctcaaaaccttttattttcccccaaaatttttactcccacttttcccttaaaacttttattctcttccatCTCACCTCTCATCTATCCCAAATCCtctcccctccaatttttttttaatattttcctccaaaattttactccccttatttactttccctcaaacttttattcccaaaacttttttatttttccctaaacttttacttctcaccttttactctcaaataaaaaatcaaaattatccaaaaatcactaaacataaatagtaataattttatttatatctactatttatattattaaattaaatttcacattttatattatttatattattgaattgtttagtcatattgaatatttatattaaaattgaattattaattatgccataaaatatttgtgttaaaattttatattggtatcaatttcacattttatttttaaaataacttttattaaaaatcatatttttacatttaatatatttttaattctaaaatacatagtgacaagaatctaaagataattgaaacaactaagcaagcaaagaagctaaccaatatataaaaattaataaataaattatgaagtgatgaaagttaataaaaatttgattaatgtggacaaattttattatgatgggtgacaatggttacaaggacccaaaattattttttaaaatttaactcgaacaaatatattcgattcaattcgaattccatctcacttgaCTTGATTCaagaaaactttaaataaagttaggatgataaaatgagattcaaaaattcgattaactcgaaaattttcgattcgattcgatcgaatgctcacccccaCCCGTGAAGGTAAAAAGCTACTCAGGTCGAGGGGCTACCAAAACAATACCTATATAATTTTGGAagacaatattattaatattaacgGTTAAATTTGCCTATAGCCTCTTTACTTAtcaaaaattggaaatttgatctatatacttatatttttaaaaatttaatctttttaccttttaaaatttaaaatttatatctaactattttttattaaaattgttgttataacattttgaaataataataaaaactactcaataaataattatataattaaaaaattataattaaaaaaggaattttaattcttaattttcgACAAGTAATGTGACTATAGGCACATTTTAACCTAAtattaatgttttcaatttaatggAAGTAAGTAAGTGACTGTACTGAAGAGCTCAATTTCATGTGTTGTTTTGCCTCCTATTTTGGGTTCATTTGTCTCTGAACTGATCCTAACAATCGATTCTCCGAAGTCCAAATCGCACAAATTCTTCCATTTGGCCAGGTAGGATTTCACGCCTTCTCTCTACCTGTAACCTTGGGAGGTCTAATTTGTTAGGGTTTACTATATGTTAGGGATTGAATCAATTTGGGGGTTttagttgattttttaaaattttctattatgtGGTTAAAGGATAAGGGTCTTGAGTCTTTGATTCAACCAGTTGAAGATGAGTTCATTTTCGATCACGCGCAAGAAAACTCCTTTCCAGAAGCACAGAGAAGAGGAGGAAGCCAAGAAGAAGGTACTACGATTTGTTTTAGCTACAAAGTTCACAGCTCTAATTAATTTGGTTTCGTGCCTTTCGATTCAGTTCTGTTTGCTTCTTTgagctaaaataattattccCCCCCCCCCCGGCGCGTTTGTCAGAGGGAGGAGGATGAAACTGCTCGGTTATACGAGCAGTTCGTGGCTTCTTTTCAAGGAGACAATGCACCTGGGTCGAAGGCATTTGTTCGAGGTGGAACAATCAATCCCAATGAGAAATTCAAGCCCGATTCTGAAGGTCAGTCTGATTCAGGAACGCACTCAATATTTGTTTCGgcagaaattttaatatatttgtttcgGTTTTTAAGTGTCAGTGATTTGAGCAAGTAGAATGATTTCCGTATCATATCATGAGaacacattaataaaaatatgggcCTTGTTTATTCATTTGCGGATGGCAGGTGAAAAGGCCAAAGATGGGGTGTCTGTTCCAAAGAAGGGAAGTAGGTAAATAATTGCTTTTGATTAACCATGCTGCAATATTAATGTTCTTTTGGCTTGATATCATAATTTGAAAAGTTACATGGTGACTTAGTGGTATTCTCGCTCCaaccttatatttttaaaagcttCTATAATATCATGAAAGATTTTCGTATAGCACCTTGTTGCACTTTGATatcattaaatttgaaaaaaaaataatctgTCAGGGCCTTTTTTTACTTTACAAAGGAAATACATGTTATTTATTATCTTCTGAATTTAAACCCTTATCCCTACCCCATTGTGGAATTACTACCtttcttagtttatttataAGTCCTAATCTGCAGTTCAAAATGAAACTGTTTGGGAAGTTAATATGTTGATTTTGGCCATCTCTGGCATAGTGAAGAAGAAACTTTAAGTGTTTTACTTTCAGTTGACAAAAGGCAATGTACTAATTATAGTTGGCTAGAAAGTTTATCCTGGAATTTTGgctattatatcatttttagttgacattatattattttacccCTTCATGTCATGCAGTCAGTAACCCTGCTGTTATTCTTATTTATTGCTTGAATAGGTACAATGTATagaaatttagataaaatttacaGTCAGAGCAGTCATTCTGGTAgatggaaaataaatggatgTTGTTTCCTTAACTTTAGATTAGGAGGTCCCTCAGCTTAATTAAGGTCTATAACAAACTAGTTGGTATTAGTTGCCCGAATGGTTTTCTTTACTCATGGAATTTATAAGCTGGTTAGATAATCACATTTAATTTGACTTTTGAACGATTCTAGCATGTCAGTTTGCCTTTCTGTTTCATTTAAGTTTGCAAACTTCATTATagcattttcttttgttaatgaCATTTGGGATACTACATCTTTTAGGATTTTGTGGTGATTCTATTTTGTGCAGTCATATTAGCACATATGAAGTTCTGATGAATAATTTTTCATTGAAGAAAgatctttttttcccttctacTTTATGGTGTGATCTAATTCGGATAACCTGAATTTCCATCTGtctcttcaaaataaaaaaaaaaatgaaaactctATCTCTCTGCTACCTAATTCTTTAAAATgctttttattggttttaatagGAGGATTTTCCAGCATGCTTGCACGCCAACTGCACAAGTTTTGGCTAAAAATGAATTCACTAATGAAATCTAGGAACAGCTTTGTATGCCTTATTGTgacataaaatgttttaatgatGGTTCCCCTAGAAAGTCTCCTTTAAGGTTCATTGATGAGGAAAAGTGACGAATTTTGGTTAAAGAATGGAACTGTGAAAAGGAATCTTTCTGTAAAATGGAAGTTTATCTTTCATTGTATGTATGCAGGTATGTTCCATCTTTCATACCACCTCCTTTGTCTGCCAAGGGAAAGGAATCTGAGAAGAAGGTGAATTCTGTTAGTGAAATTATGgcatatgtttaaatttaattcattcctAACTGAGTTTTTCAATGTGTGATATGTAcattttgttttaaactttGACAATGCTGTTTCTAGAAGGAGGAGGAGAGGCCAAAGGAAAAAGAGAAGGGGAAGTCTCGGAACATTGATCATTTTATGGAGGAGCTGAAGCATGAACAAGAAATGAGGGAGAGAAGAAATCAGGATCGTGAACATTGGCGTGATGGGCGTCATAGTGACAATTCAGCTGTAAGTGTTTCAGTGGGACTCGAATGTTATTCAATAGTAGTGactaaatttattcatatttcaACTTTCTTCCCTTTGTTTCTTGCACTTAGATGTAGGCTGATGGTTTATCTGTCACTGTCTTTCTCATGTAGCATTCTATTTTGTACAGCATGTTATCTGTTTTATTCTTCTTTTGTCATAAAGGTATATGAATCTTATCCCTTGGTTGTTCCTTTCCCAGCCATCCAGTCGCTTTGATGAACTCCCTGATGATTTTGATCCTAGTGGAAAACTGCCTGGATCGTTTGATGATGGTGATCCTCAAACAACAAATCTTTATGTTGGAAATCTCTCACCAAAGGTATGTTGCTGTTGTTTCTTAATTGCTGCTTTTAATCTTCCTTTTCACTTTGTTTCTCGGTAAGTGTTCATTTTTTCTATCTATAAGTTCTTGTTAATAGgttgatgaaaattttcttcttcgGACTTTTGGAAGATTTGGGCCTATTGCTAGTGTGAAGATTATGTGGCCTAGGACAGAGGAAGAGCGGCGACGGCAAAGAAATTGTGGCTTTGTAGCTTTCATGAATAGAGCTGATGGACAAGCTGCAAAAGATGAAATGCAAGGTATTCCTTAGTGCCTTTTCGTAGAAGTTGTGTCATTAATCTTGTGAGAAGTGCATTTTGATGTCCTTGATTCTTGAACTGTCCTTTTTGCTCTAAGTTAGATGCATGATAATAGCAATGTGGTAAGACTGGGAAAGACATACTGAAAAATGGGGATCTCCGGGGTGGGATGTCTCCTATGGAGGATAAGGTGAGAGGAAATAGTTACGGTGGTTTAGCTACATAGGGTGCAGATTAAGGGGTGCACCTGTAATAAGGATGgatcaaatttacattttgtatGGTAAAAGGTTCAAGGGAGACCGCAAAAGACATGATTGCAGGTGATAATAAGGATGTGAAACTGTTAGTTCTTGAAGAGGGGATGGTGATTGTTAGGAATGATTGGAGGAGGATGATTTGTGTGCCGAATGTAAATTTTTCTTAGTCTTATAGCCAACTCCAGATATATTGGGGATTAAGGCTTGCTGTACCATCTTGAACAAAGTAAAATCTTAAATGAACTTGTTGATgccatttttttttcctctagTAAAGCCCTATTTGAAGCTTTTCCAAATTGTGACATCTAATCTCCAAAGCTCTGTAAAGCTGAAATGCCCCTTGTATTTACTTCATTTTGTGATGTTATTGGTAATTTATGATTGATTTGAATCTAATTGCTGTAATATATAACTGTTAGGAATGATTGGAGGAGGATGATTTGTGTGCCGAATGTAAATTTTTCTTAGTCTTATAGCCAACTCCAGATATATTGGGGATTAAGGCTTGCTGTACCATCTTGAACAAAGTAAAATCTTAAATGAACTTGTTGATGCCATTTTTTTTCCCTCTAGTAAAGCCCTATTTGAAGCTTTTCCAAATTGTGACATCTAATCTCCAAAGCTCTGTAAAGCTGAAATGCCCCTTGTATTTACTTCATTTTGTGATGTTATTGGTAATTTATGATTGATTTGAATCTAATTGCTGTAATATATAACTGTTAGGAATGATTGGAGGAGGAGGATTTGTGTGCCGAATGTAAATTTTTCTTAGTCTTATAGCCAACTCCAGATATATTGGGGATTAAGGCTTGCTGTACCATCTTGAACAAAGTAAAATCTTAAATGAACTTGTTGatgccatttttttttttactctagTAAAGCCCTATTTGAAGCTTTTCCAAATTGTGACATCTAATCTCCAAAGCTCTGTAAAGCTGAAATGCCCCTTGTATTTACTTCATTTTGTGATGTTATTGGTAATTTATGATTGATTTGAATCTAATTGCTGTAATATATAACTGTTACTTAATTTTAACCGGTATATGACATcagtatatgtttatttggcagGAGTTGTTGTATATGAATATGAGTTGAAAATCGGGTGGGGTAAATCTGTTGCTCTTCCATCACAAGCATTACCTGCTCCCCCACCTGGACACATGGCCATCAGGAGTAAGGAGGTTGGTTAGGTTCTTTTGCAGAAGTATTCTAAGCTCAATTGATTAAAGTGCTTATATGTTTTTGTGTAAAAGATGCTTAAGCCACTAATCTCTTTTGAAGCTAGGATCTGATAATATAGCTTTGGTTTGAGTAGGCAGTTCACAAAACCCACCATCTAGTGTTTTTCTATGCTGTAATTCTAAAGCTTGGTTTCTGATTGGCAGGGTAGTTCTATAATCTTATCCGGTCCTTCAGGCCCACCAGTGACATCTGTTCCAAATCAGAACTCTGAATTGGTATTTTAACTGAATTACATTCATCTTTCTCTAAGAAAATGGCAATTTGATATCTGCCTGAGTTACTTCTTTATTTGATATATCTTCCTGTCAGGTTCTTACACCAAATGTTCCAGATATAATGGTTCCACCCCCTGATGATGACCATCTTCGCCATGTCATTGATACAATGGCTCTTTATGTTCTTGATGGAGGATGTGCTTTTGAACAAGCTATTATGGAGAGGGGTCGTGGCAATCCTCTATTCAGCTTTTTGTTTGAGCTTGGCTCAAAGGAACATACTTACTATGTCTGGAGATTATATTCTTTCGCTCAGGTCCATTGTGTTAGCTATCTGAATGCATCTTCTAGTTTTGTCCCTGGCATTGTTTTGCAACTTAATACGCCATACTTGGGATATATGTAAAGAAGGAATAATTATTGAAGAACTTCCATGTTTGTGGAATGCAGGGTGATACACTTCAAAGGTGGCGGACGGAACCTTTTATCATGATAACTGGTAGTGGAAGGTAATAATGTGCCAACATTTTCCTGTTAATTACGTTCCTTTCACAAGTTGTGTTAGACAGTATTGGCGATGCgtaattttttgttctttttcctcCTTAGATGGGTACCACCTCCTCTGCCAACTACAAGAAGTCCAGAGCATGAAAAGGACTACACTGCCACATATGCTGCAGGAAGAAGCAGGGTATTCCAAAGATGAACTTGTTTTGCTCCCGATGTGCGATTCTTTTGTGATTTGAGTGAGTTAATAATCCTTTACTATATTGATTATTACAGTGGCTGGAGCCAGAACGAACACTTAATGATCCTCAAAGGGATGAATTTGAGGATATGCTACGAGCCTTGACTTTAGAGAGGAGTCAGATTAAGGAAGCTATGGGATTTGCTTTGGATAATGCTGATGCTGCTGGGGAGGTATTACTTATATCTACAGCATGCCTTACTGCATTTCATGCTCTATAAGTTGTCTCCTGTTCTCAAACTCTAATAGTTCCTGGCTGGGTTTCTCTTGAGGGTTTTCATTTTGAATGTtcttattgttattttaaatgttttaaaaaagtaGATTTGTGgacacaaaagaaaatttacaagGGAAAGGAACAACATTCCAGGTCTAGTAGTCATGTTGAGTGATTATATGCAGAGTCATCTATATCATTAAGTTTCATTCCTCAGTTTGAatctttaaacaaaattatgaaACTTAAAATTGATACGTGTCCACCCCTCATTTTCTCCTGCAGATAGTTGAAGTTTTGACCGAGTCCTTGACACTTAAAGAGACACCAATTCCGACTAAAGTTGCAAGGCTTATGCTCGTCTCTGACATCCTTCATAACAGCAGTGCTCCTGTTAAAAATGCATCTGCATACCGTACCAAATTTGAAGCAACGTTGCCTGATATAATGGAGAGCTTTAATGATTTGTACCGCAGTGTGACGGGAAGGATCACAGCCGAGGCCCTTAAGGTAGGTATAATGTTGACCTTTTATACCGCTTCCAGTGtgctttatattatgtttgttCTGCTGGGACCTGAAAAATGAACTGGCTTGTGGCCATGCGCATGTATTTATATCTGGTTCTTGGGTTTTTGatcttttcttgttttcttcaGGAAAGGGTTCTGAAAGTGTTGCAAGTATGGTCAGACTGGTTTCTTTTTTCAGATGCATATGTGAATGGACTGCGAGCTACTTTTCTTCGATCAGGAAACTCTGGTGTGGCCCATTTTCATTCTATATGTGGTAATGCTCCagcaattaaaaataagattagTTCAGAAGATGCAGTTAATGGGATTAAGGCCAACCAAGATGCTGCTTTGGCAATGGGCAAAGGTGCAGCTATGAAGGAGCTAATGGATCTCCCATTTGCTGAGCTGGAGAGACGTTGTAGACATAATGGATTGTCTCTTGTTGGTGGTAGAGAAATAATGGTTGCTCGACTATTAAGTTTGGAAGATGCAGAAAAGCAGAGGAATTATGAACTAGATGATGAGCTGAAGCTTCGATCTAGTTCTAGTAGGTATCTTAGTGGTCAGAGAGGTGCAAATGCTGAGCCAGAGTCTGTGGGATTGTCTGAATGGACCTGTTTTGGAGAGGATGAGATCCATTCAGAACACAAAGTTTCTGTACCTTTGGCTGAAACCTTTCCAGTCCCACAGCCTGAACTAAAAGCATTCACGAAGAAAGATAAAACGGATCCTGTTTTGCCAGCCTCTAAATGGGCTAGAGAGGATGATGACAGTGATGATGAAGAAAAGAGAAGCACTCGGTTGTCTTCTGGAAGTGAGAATGCTGTTGATGGCCCTAGTAAGGCTGATGAATTGGAGTTTGGAACTCATATGAACACTTCAGCTCCATCTGAAAGTGCAATCAATGAAGCGCAGAGGTATGATGAATTTACATTTCTTGAGGCacacaaaacaaaaaccaaaatgtTCTTATCAACTGTGCAGTAGAATTTGCTCATGcagttattaatttattaatgtttcACTATGCTCATATTACAACAGGAAGAAGTTGAGACGTTTGGAGGTTGCTTTGATAGAATATCGAGAATCCCTTGAGGAGCGGGGAACTAAAAATGCCGAGGATATTGAGAGAAGGGTTGCTGTTCACCGAAAACGGCTAGAATCTGAATATGGTTTAACAGATTCTGGTGAAGATACTTCAGGAAGAAGTAAGTTTTGCCATTTGACCAATTGTTGATACTTTGCAAGACTTGTAATAAGTTAATGTGCTTTCTTGAGTTGAAGGCATACCctaatattagtttaaacattattGAAATTGCAGAGAGGAGAGATAGGCGGGATGATGCACGTGACTCTGCAAGCAAGCGGCACCGCAGTGAAAGCCGAAGTGAGAGCCCTCCGCGGAAATCATCAAACAGAGACAGGGATAGAGAAAATGGTTCAGAAAAGGAGCAAGAAAGGAACAGGGATAGAGATAGGGATAGAGGTAGAGGTCAAGAACTGGAAAGTGAAAGGGGGAGAGAAAGGGAGCGAGACTATCGTGAAAAGAGTGGAAGCAGGGAAAGGGATGATCATGACAGGGATAGAGCCAGAGAGAGGGATAGGAGAAGGCGAATAAATTGAGATGTATGGTGTTAGTTGTTTATGGTAATGGTTGGTCTATTGGTGACTTATGATCTGGGTAGGATGGGTTTGAGACCAGTAGTAGATGCCTTGGTTTGTGTTGGAGGCTGCACTGCACTGCACTCCCTATCGCAAAACTTGGTTTCAAACAATGCTAAGACGCACAAGTTCCATCTGTGACTGTTGACTGACAACAAACCCCATGAGGAAGTCTGGTTCTCTTTGAACCATATtgtagtatttttgtttttgttttttctttgggAAAAGATTCCTTCACTTTGAtgtatttgattatttgataaTGCATTTTGCAAAAGCAAAGTTAATTTATTGGCTacaaagttaatatattttcgTCTTTAGTCTCTCAAGTGAAGTTAGTCACCCGTTGTCTTTTCTCTTGCTTTGAATTGTGATTGATCCTTTCATTGTTGAGAtcagtttaaaattattattatcggatcaaacatataaataatatggAGGGGTTACCCCAATGATTGAGGACAGTCTTCTACGATGTACACGCATTGCAAGGCTGGATGAGCGCTTCGAGGATGGAGTGGGACAAGGGAGTTCTAGTTTCAACGGGTAAGTTGGTAACGGGTTTTGGAAGTGTATCAGGTTGACTTTGTAAGGACCATGAGAAAACTTTTCTAGTAttagaaacaaacaaaagagttttatgatatgatatatttataaaacCGTGGTATCTGTAGGTTAGCTGATTTTTAGTCACCAAAATGGAGGAATGCATGGGTGGTTGAGACTGCATTATTACAAAAAGTAATTTTGTAATGGCAGTCATGTTTTGCAGATGTATGCAATGGTGTAATACATTTGAATGACTTCCTCCAATAGGCGAGACCAGGGAGTATTGCTGCCTGAGACTTTGAAATACAAGGTATTCTTCTCCTATTCGATTGCTTTGACTTTCAAAATCCAACAAATTCAGGCCAATGTCATAATCCTTTTACTGCCATCGAGGTCTGTATTTCAACAACCATTTTCAATCCGATGActtgagcaaatattctttagTTCTTCTTCAGCGGCAGTGTAGATATTCTGATTAGCCTGAAGGGAATTTTGCACATTAATGGTGCATTTGCTGGAAACAATGATGACAGTATTGTAGTGATTTTTGGGAATGACTAAAGAAGACATTGCAACTAGTATGTGATGGCGTTGGAGGGAGGGTTGGTTTTGTAAAGTAAAACacattgataaaatttatagtgATTAATTCATGGCCTACCACCATAACTAACGGACCCATGTACCAGTGCAACTTTTGCTAACCCTGTTATTTCAGTTCTGTGTCGGGAAAGAACTTCATAGCAAGAAGTACTAATTTACTAGCTTATTCTTATCGTACtcgtattattattattttttaaatatcacttatattattttacttttataattctttgtCTTGTTTCTTTCAGATGACACCAATGATTAATTTGTGGTTTGCAGGGTGGTGGTTTAAGGTGGTTCACACTGTGAGGACGATAAAAGCTTCGGATGAAATTGCATTTGGAGAGAAAGAAAAGTGATAGTAGAGATTTGCGGTATTCGTCCTCCCTTAAGACAAAGATTTCCTTTTATAGGCCAAGAG
The Gossypium raimondii isolate GPD5lz chromosome 8, ASM2569854v1, whole genome shotgun sequence DNA segment above includes these coding regions:
- the LOC105793023 gene encoding protein RRC1 isoform X4, whose translation is MGVIVTIQLHPVALMNSLMILILVENCLDRLMMVILKQQIFMLEISHQRFGPIASVKIMWPRTEEERRRQRNCGFVAFMNRADGQAAKDEMQGVVVYEYELKIGWGKSVALPSQALPAPPPGHMAIRSKEGSSIILSGPSGPPVTSVPNQNSELVLTPNVPDIMVPPPDDDHLRHVIDTMALYVLDGGCAFEQAIMERGRGNPLFSFLFELGSKEHTYYVWRLYSFAQGDTLQRWRTEPFIMITGSGRWVPPPLPTTRSPEHEKDYTATYAAGRSRWLEPERTLNDPQRDEFEDMLRALTLERSQIKEAMGFALDNADAAGEIVEVLTESLTLKETPIPTKVARLMLVSDILHNSSAPVKNASAYRTKFEATLPDIMESFNDLYRSVTGRITAEALKERVLKVLQVWSDWFLFSDAYVNGLRATFLRSGNSGVAHFHSICGNAPAIKNKISSEDAVNGIKANQDAALAMGKGAAMKELMDLPFAELERRCRHNGLSLVGGREIMVARLLSLEDAEKQRNYELDDELKLRSSSSRYLSGQRGANAEPESVGLSEWTCFGEDEIHSEHKVSVPLAETFPVPQPELKAFTKKDKTDPVLPASKWAREDDDSDDEEKRSTRLSSGSENAVDGPSKADELEFGTHMNTSAPSESAINEAQRKKLRRLEVALIEYRESLEERGTKNAEDIERRVAVHRKRLESEYGLTDSGEDTSGRKRRDRRDDARDSASKRHRSESRSESPPRKSSNRDRDRENGSEKEQERNRDRDRDRGRGQELESERGRERERDYREKSGSRERDDHDRDRARERDRRRRIN
- the LOC105793023 gene encoding protein RRC1 isoform X5, with product MWPRTEEERRRQRNCGFVAFMNRADGQAAKDEMQGVVVYEYELKIGWGKSVALPSQALPAPPPGHMAIRSKEGSSIILSGPSGPPVTSVPNQNSELVLTPNVPDIMVPPPDDDHLRHVIDTMALYVLDGGCAFEQAIMERGRGNPLFSFLFELGSKEHTYYVWRLYSFAQGDTLQRWRTEPFIMITGSGRWVPPPLPTTRSPEHEKDYTATYAAGRSRWLEPERTLNDPQRDEFEDMLRALTLERSQIKEAMGFALDNADAAGEIVEVLTESLTLKETPIPTKVARLMLVSDILHNSSAPVKNASAYRTKFEATLPDIMESFNDLYRSVTGRITAEALKERVLKVLQVWSDWFLFSDAYVNGLRATFLRSGNSGVAHFHSICGNAPAIKNKISSEDAVNGIKANQDAALAMGKGAAMKELMDLPFAELERRCRHNGLSLVGGREIMVARLLSLEDAEKQRNYELDDELKLRSSSSRYLSGQRGANAEPESVGLSEWTCFGEDEIHSEHKVSVPLAETFPVPQPELKAFTKKDKTDPVLPASKWAREDDDSDDEEKRSTRLSSGSENAVDGPSKADELEFGTHMNTSAPSESAINEAQRKKLRRLEVALIEYRESLEERGTKNAEDIERRVAVHRKRLESEYGLTDSGEDTSGRKRRDRRDDARDSASKRHRSESRSESPPRKSSNRDRDRENGSEKEQERNRDRDRDRGRGQELESERGRERERDYREKSGSRERDDHDRDRARERDRRRRIN